The Haloarcula laminariae genomic sequence CGGCCGGGCTGTTTTTCCTCAGCGACGGGGTCGGGCGGTACACCGAGTTCTTCTTCGCCGTGACCGACGTGTACTCCGTCGTGGTCGACCTGGCGTTCGTCCTCGCGGCGGTCTCGTGGTGGGTCGTCCCCGAACTCGCCGCCCGATTCCAGTGGGCCGAACTGCGGTACGTCCTCACGGCGGTTATCGTCTGTCACGTCCCGATGGTCCTGTTTCTCTCCCTGCTGACAGTCATGGGTCGCGCTCGGACGGCCGCGTGAGATTCGCGAGCGGTCACCGGTCGTAAGGCCTTAGCCACCGCCCCGCGCAGTCCCGCCCATGACAGTCGAATCCGACTGGGGCGATTGGCTCCTGCGCGCGGTCGAGGACGCCGACCCCGACGGACTGGCGGTCTGGTATCTGGGCTGTAACGGTTTCATCGTCAAGACGAGCGGCGGCGTGACGGTCTTTATCGACCCGTATCTGGGCATCGGCGACCCGCCCCGGACCGTCCGGATGGTGCCGGTGCCGTTCGAGCCCTCGGACGTGACGGAGGCCGACGCCGTCCTCGGGACCCACGAACACACCGACCACGTCCACGGCCCGTCCCAGGCCCCCATCCTCGCGGCCACCGGCGCGACCTACTACACGACCGACAGCGGCCACGAAGTCATTCAGGAGGAGGACTGGACGGGGAACTGGTCGGTGACCGACGACCAGCTCGAAGAGATAGCGGAGGGCGACACGCTCGAACTGGGCGACCTGACGGTCCACGTCGAGCCGGCCAACGACCCCGACGCTGACCACCCCGTCTCCTTCGTCTTCGAGCACGAGTCGGGCACCTTCTTCCACGGCGGCGACGCGCGACCGGGCGCGTTCGAACCGGTCGGCGAGGCCTACGACATCGACCTCGGCGTGCTGGCCTTCGGCGCGGTCGGCATGATTCCGGACTCCGAGACCGGCGAGCCCGAGCGCACGCAGTGGTACAGCGACGAGAACATGATAATCGAGGCGGCCAACGAACTCCAGCTCGATAGGCTGCTCCCGACCCACTGGGACATGTGGAAGGGGATGACGGCGGAGCCGACGGTGCTACACAACCACGCCAGGAGCTTCGACTACCCGGAGAGCCTGGAAATCGTTGAAATCGGCGACCGCGTCGACCTCTGATTCGGCGCCGGCCCGAGCTCCACCACTCGCACAGTTCGGTCGTCAATTGTGTGAAATAATCCCAAACTGACGGCGGCGGAGTACCTTTATTATCCGAGGAGTATGGAGTACCATACATGAGTGATTCGCAAGCGTATGAGGCGATTACCGTCGCCTCGGATGGGGTCACCGTCACCAAGCGATTCGAAGCCGACGAGTTCCCCGTTCCCGCTATCGCGTTCAACGTCGAGTCCCGACGCTCCGAGCCAGTCACGCTCCGGCTCGTCGACACCGTCCCGGACGACGTGGCCGTCGAGGACCTGGGCTTTCACCCCGAGTACGGCTCGGAGTTCTGGGACATCAACGACGACCGGATAACGTTCAAGAAGGAGATCGAGGCCGAAAGCGAATACACGACGGTGTACGGTATCCGGGCGACGGGGACCGACGACGTCGAGAAGTTCCTCACGTCGCCGACCATAGAGAGCATCGTCCCGCCGCTCGACGAGGACGAGACGGACCTCGTCGGCGGCGACAACGACGCTGTCAAGGACGTTATCTCGGGCGAGTCCGACAGCGTCCCCGGCCTCGAAGACGAGGACGACGAGGACATCGAGACGCTGAACCTGAAAGACCCCAACAACGAGGGAACCGCGGCGGCCGAAAGCGCGGACGGCGACGGGGAGACCGACGGCGAGAGTGAGAGCGAGTCCGAGTCGTCGACCGGCAAGGTGGTCGCGGCGATGGCCGACGAGATACGTCAGAACAACGTCTCCGCACAGGACGTGAAACTCCTCAAGCGGGCCCTCGACGCCGTCTCCGAGGACAGCGACCAGGCCGACGGCGTGAACACGGCCCGAATCAACCGCATCCAGAACGACATCGCCGACCTCCGCGCGTACACGGACGCGCTGGAGACGTTCCTGGAGGAGAACGGCACCGGCGACGAGGTAATCGGGGAGTTCGACGACCGACTCGACGCCTTCGAGTCGGAGCTCGACCGCTTCGAGGAGGAAATCAGCAGCACGAAGTCGGCCGCGGAAGCCGCCACTGACGAGATAAACTCCCTGGGCAACGAGGTCGACTCGCTGGAGGACGGCCTCGAAGACGTCGAGGGAACCGTCGACACCATCGAGGGCGAACTCGACGACCTGGAGGGGGAAATCGAGAGCGTCCGGGAGGAGATGGGAGAGGGAGAGCTGGCCGACCGCGTCTCCGAGCTGGAAGAGGAGATAGTCCAGCTCAAGGAGTGGCGCGAGCAGCTCTCGTCGGTCATCGGCGGCAGCAACTGACACCGGCTCGTCCAGGTCGAGCGGTGTCGCCGCCCCTGCGAGGACTGTTCCCGACGGCTGTGGCATAACCGAACCCGTTTTATCCGCGCCAGCGATTGAGTAGGACAATGACGACGACCAGAGTGGCCGTCCCCCGCAAAGGTCGCCCCCTCGAAGCCGTGCTGGAACGGCTCGCCGCCAGAACCGGGACGACGGAACTGGCCGACGAGATTATCTCGACGCTCCGGTACGAGAAGGACCTGACCAAGGGGAACCAGGCCGCCGACGACCACGTCTACGATAGACTCGCCGACTACTCCGAGCTGTCCGACCCGACCCGACCCGAGTTCACGCTCCTGCGGGACGACCGCGACGGGATGCCACGGCGGGTCGTCTTCGACAGCGTCACCGTCCCGACCGACCGCGGTGACGTCCAGCTCATCGGCCGGGAGGAGCCGTTCCGGGCGTTGCGGACCCACGAGTTCGCCCTGGGCTTTGACAGCGCCGACCTCGTCCTGGAGGAGGTCGTCCAGCTACAGGACGACCCGCTGCGGACTATCGACGAGATAAACGACCGCATCGACCCGCTCGACACCGACGTTCGGGTGGTGACCGGCCTCGGCGATACGGTGTACCACACGCTGCTGGCGACGCCGGCCGTCGCCGACAGCCAGGACCGGCCGCTCGACCGCGAGTTCGTCCGGCACTACGCGGGCGAGCTCTGTATCTCGCCCCGCTACGAGCGGCTCATCGAGGCCATCCTCGGGACGGCCGTCCTGGACGACATCTCGTTTACCTACCCCGAGAACGGTCAGGAGGAGGAAGCGGCTATCGCCGACACCGGGCTCGGCGTCTACCTGACGGTCACCGGCTCGACCGCGCGGGACCACGACCTCGTACTGGGCGACCGGCTCTTCCCCAGCGAGACCGTCCTGCTGGAGAACAGCTCCGAGCGGACCCCGGCGACCGAGGGCGTCGCGGAGCTGTTCGACGAACCCGAGCTGTCGACGCTCCAGTCGCCCTGACACTGCGGCTGTTCAGTCTGCATGGACTGGTAAGTGGCCCCTGTCGTGCAGTAATGGCGCCGGCCGTTCCGTCGTGGCCGAGCGGCGCTTGAATCCAGTCGTCGGCCGGGGCCAGAACGCTCGGCGGGCCACCGATGTCCGTCGGGTCGAATACACCCGTTTTTGACACTCTGCCCCGCCAGTAATTCCTGCCGTCTGTCGGGTAACGACGCTGTAACAAATGGGTATCCGGCGCTCGGTTTGTCCGTAGCGCGGTCATCAACGGCCGAGGAACCGCTCGACTAGTAACCACAGCGGCGTATGCGATGGATCAAAACAACACCGAACTCACACGCGATCGCATCTTCGACATACTCAGT encodes the following:
- a CDS encoding MBL fold metallo-hydrolase — encoded protein: MTVESDWGDWLLRAVEDADPDGLAVWYLGCNGFIVKTSGGVTVFIDPYLGIGDPPRTVRMVPVPFEPSDVTEADAVLGTHEHTDHVHGPSQAPILAATGATYYTTDSGHEVIQEEDWTGNWSVTDDQLEEIAEGDTLELGDLTVHVEPANDPDADHPVSFVFEHESGTFFHGGDARPGAFEPVGEAYDIDLGVLAFGAVGMIPDSETGEPERTQWYSDENMIIEAANELQLDRLLPTHWDMWKGMTAEPTVLHNHARSFDYPESLEIVEIGDRVDL